Below is a genomic region from Neovison vison isolate M4711 chromosome 9, ASM_NN_V1, whole genome shotgun sequence.
AGTCAGTCCACAGGTCATCCCCTGGGACTcgtccccagggcctggccctcaGTAAGCACTCACTAGATGGTAGCAACTCCAACCTGGGCTCTCAGAGACCATCTCCtcgtttttaaaatgcagataataataATCCCATTTTACGGGTTGTCGTGAGGATCCAATAAGAGTGCATCCATAAAGGGCTTGGTGGGTGCCCAGCAGCCCATGCCTCGAAGGTGGCCATTTCTGTTACTGATGGatttctgttcttcccagggccccAGCTTGCTTCCTCTCCACCCTAGACACACGGTCCCCAAGAGTCACTCTGGCCTCTCCCCTTCCTGCGCTCCTCGTTGAGGCTGCCACGTACCTGTGGCATGAGAGGCCagtggagctgggggtggggcttggggaCCTGAGGGCCCAGCCCATGGCCTTACCTCCTTGCAGGCCTGGATGGCGATGTACTCAGCGAAGATCTTCTTGGCCTTGGCTGTCATCTTGGACTGTGACTTGACCTTCTTGAAGTCCTCACAAGCCAGCCAGAATTCGAGGTTCTCCTCACTAAACTCGGTGCGAAGGAAGGCCTGGAACACTGCTAAGCCATCTGTGACAGAAGCCCAGGCCTTGGGATGAGAGGCAGAACCAGCCCCTTCTGCCCTCTGGAcccccccagcctcccctctaGGGGCCTTTTAGGGTGCAGATGTGGGGAGCTTAGTAAAATAACCATTTTGGAGAGCCAGGAGCCCCGAGATGTGGACCCACCCCCTGCACAGCCTCTCTGTGGGCCTTGGCCATGTCTCGCCCATGTGTGTGCCTCAGTtcccctatctgtaaaatgggggtcaTGAGACTATCTCCTGGAGCCCTGAGAGGACCAGAGGGATCCTGCCCATGAGACACGGGGCACATTTGACCCAGTGGAAGCCCTCAGTACGTGGAAATGTTTATTGTTATTCTGGGAATCTCTGGGTCTGAGCACACAGGTCCCAGCGGCCTCCTGCAGGCAGTGCCAGCTcccagggacagggaggggctgGCAGAAGCCGGCTCCAAGGCCAGCCCAAGGGCCCCAGCCTCTCTCAACAGAGGGACACCTGATGGGCcccaggaaagagggaaaggcaaCCTCTCTGGGACCAGCCACGCTCTCTGGgtctgggagagaaggaaagggaagggggaagggggagattACACAGGGAGGGGAGCCGGCCCCCACTTACATTTGTGAAGCAGCAGCTTCTCCAAGGACTCACCCCATTTGAGGGCTTCCTCTGAGGTGGGCCTGAggggtgagggaaggggcagagtgagGCACCATGAGGTTTGGGGAAGTGCAGTGGTGGGGGCTAGAGGGGTGGGGGTCTCTGTTAGCTGCCCTTGGCCTGGGCAGTGGCTGAGTCCAGTGGAGGTGGGTGCCCAGAAGGgggctcagcctctctctctgggCCAGCATCCCTTCTGGGTCCCACCTCTGCCCCTGCTCGGCAGCCATTCCCCATGAGGGCTGCTGCTTGCCAGGTACCAGCCTCCCTCAAAGAGAGCCCCCGTCTAACCCACAGCCAGAACAAGCCAAAAAAACCCCCTACCTTTCCATTTAACCCCACCACCAGCCCTGCTCCCCTGGGGACCAGTGGGTGCCTGAGGGGTCCCAGGGATGCAGAAAGGACCTACTTGAATGACTTCACCATTTTGTCTGCCTTGCCCGCTGGTTGGGCCCCAGGGGACTCGTTCCTTCGCCTGAAGATGCCCAGCTTGTTCTTCATGTCCTTGGCTctgggggcagaagcagagaaggGGGGTCAGTCAGCCTGGCACGCTCGGCCCCTGCAACCTCAGGGTGGGAAGGTTGCGCGCAGTGGAGGGGAGACACCTACTCCTTCATCGTGTGCCGCCTCTGTAGGTTCCCGTTGCGTGTGAGGTACATGCCTCGGAGCATCTCTGTAGGGCCCCCCACCTTGGGGCCCGGGACGGTCTGCAGGGAGCACCCCCAGCTCCTCACCCTGCGTCCCGGGGTGGCAGGCAGCAGCAGGCGCGTGCTGCAGCCAAGCGATCGCCGGGATCCCCACCGGATGACTGGGGCTCCCAGGCACAAGCCGGGCTGGGACTCAGACAGGAGGAGCCAGGAAATGGGAGGGaccaggatggggtgggggttgaagggggagggaggaggaaaatatCCCTCCTGGCCAACCCAGAGAGGGAGCCCGTGAAAGGGGCAAGTGTCCGCAAGGGGCGGCCTCTGGGGCCTGCCCGGCAAAAAGCCAGGTCCAGTTATTTGTGATCGGCCTCCCCGTTGCCATGGCAGcgccagggggaggaggagaaaacaagtCAGCAAATTGCTGGGAGGGAAGCGGGGAGGGCTCTGCCCACCAGGGTGGCAGGAGTGGCTATTTTTAGCTAGGAAGCATTTTTTAGCCTTGCCACTCCCCCAGGAGGCAGCCCTTTTCAGGACTGGGCAAAGCTGGTGGCGAGAAAGGGGTTAAATGCCCCATGGCCACGTTTGCTCCTCTGGTCTCTAGACCCCCTACCCTGGGCAGCTCCAGGATAGCTCCTGGCAGTAGGCCTGGGCCTGTCATTGGCTTTGGATACACGCATCCATGAGTATGTACGGCGTCCCACAAGTCTGAATTCACACAAGTCTGAGCTCAGAGAACTGCAGGAGTACAAGTCCTATAACCTTTCCAAAACGTCATCTGgaattttaattatgtaattttttaatgcacactgagttttgtggtttttgaatgacacatttttttattcttaagttttgGTCTTTGTTCTTCCGATTAAAGATAAAAACCGCTGACTGTAACCAAAGTTAAAAATCCAAAATGTGTTGGCAAAATCACAAAGCTAAGCAAGTgtaaaagaaatctgaataatTCAACTTTCACATGGGTGTTTGTCGGATTTGTAGTATTTATGCTTCTGAAGTTATTCGGGCTTAAAGCGGCATTAAGACCTCTGGGACGCCCTGGGTGAGTCAGTGAAGGAGGTGGTACCCCGTGGAGGTTAAGTGTGAGGCTCTGGAGCCAGGGGGCCtggagttcaaatcccagctccagcaGTAGCCAACTGTGTGCTCCTGGTGTAGCCACCTCACCTCTCAGAACGTCAAATTTTCCCAACCATCCAACCCCTCCTGGGGCTGTTCTGAGAAGCAAGGAGAAAATGCGCACAAAGTGTTAGCACATTGCCTGGGGCAAAAATGCCCAGATATCCTGTTCTGCATGTCTGGGGCAGCTGCCCAGGGATGGGGACTCTGCTCTAGAAGGTCCAAGCCAATGAGCTAAGGCCGAGGAGTCCAGGGATGGGCAGTCCTCTGGGTGAGGACTGGGGCCCTTGGAATGCCCAAGGGTGACTGGGCCGTCAGCGTCGGACTTCCTGGGGCTTAGTGGGCTGACAGGATGGCAGAGCTCAGACAGGCCCCGGGTGTTCCCCTGTGGGTCCAGAAGGCAGAACAGCGACCCACAAGAGGAAGCTAAAGGATCACGTTTCTCCAATCAGAGCCATGAAGAGATGGAATGAGTGGCTTCTGGGGAAAGGACTCTCATCACTAGGGGCTCAAAGCCTACCTAACAGGGCTTCTGTAAACCTCCTTCAGAATAGCCTACACTGAGCTTCAACAGAACAGGTTCTGAGAGAAAAAATACATCTATTTGTATTTCTATTCTCAGAGGCAGCACTCCAGGTATCCGATCTCCATACTGCCGCATACTTGTTGCGCGACCCGAGACAAGTCACTTCCTTCTGCTTCGGTTTACTCACTGGGCAAATAGGGTAtgtgagagaaaaaaggaaatgtaaaataaaataatggcaaAGATTAAATTATACAATTTATGGAATGCACATAGAACAGTGCCTGAAACAACAAAcgttagttatttttattatcatcccAGATTCTAAGGGTCCTTGATGAAGCTTTTAAGAACGTGAGCTTCAGGCATTCGAAAGGCCGAACCCATCCTGAAGAGAGGCTAGAGTTGGGACTGGCCCGGGAGAGCTCCAGCTCCCCAGGTGCCCACCCTCCACGGCCCCCCACTGCTGCACCCCTGGGAGTGACTGCTTTGGTGATACCTGGACCCAGCGATAGTGCAAAGGGCTATTTTTGGAGCATGTCACCTTCCCTTGAAGGCAGGATGGCTCCTGGCTGCAGAGTGAGAGCAGCCTATAGTTGCCACAGGagcctggagagggcagaggagcTGGGGGACAAAGAGTTTCTAGAGGAGTGGATGCCAGCCAAAACAGGGGCCAGGGAAATGGCTGTAGGAGGCGTCTGGGAAGACTCCTGTCCTCCTCTCCCAGGCCCAACTGGCAAGTAATGGTGGGTACTACACAacctggaggggaggcgggggctCACCATGGCCTCCTCTCCATCCGGCCCCTAGTCTCCAGGGCGTTGGGCCCAGGTATACAAGGACACGCAAGGAGAACCCACACACGCCCTGTTCATTTAATTGGCGCCTCTAATAAACGTCCAAACCAGGTGCATAAGGCCCCAGGCTCAGGGCCAAAAAGGCTGGGGAGGGTGGGATGCACTACCCGGACCAGCAGTGCCACCTCCTGGCAATGCCAAAGACTGCGAGCCTTCGAGAGCTCAAGAGGAGAAAGGGGGAATCCCATGTCCTTCCCCAGAGGGCGCAAAGCTCTCGTCAAGGTCATTTAGCCACTGCTTGTCTCAAGAGGCTGGGCCAGGGCCAGGACAACCTGGCTGGTTGCCTCTGCTTGGTTCCCTGGGGCTTCCAGGTACTGAATCAGCACGTTGCCTCGCTCTGCATGAATGCTGAGGGCAGGGCCAGATGCCCAGGACCCTAGTGACCCCACCCTGGGGCCATGGGCAAGTCTTAAAAGATCTTCACTGGTGTCTGTCTAGCGCAGGACTGACacagccccttctccccacccgtACCCCTGGAGGAGAGACAAACCCGAGGACCGAGGAGGAAGGATGGGTGCATGGGGTGCCTCCCTGACTGCAAGGTTGAGGACAGGGAACTTTACAACGTAcaggtttttgctttttctcttccgAGAGGCTTCATCATCATCTCCAACCGCATCAGCCCCACTCATCTGTGGAAGAAAGACAGACCCTTTATAGCCTGGGCATCGAAGGCTGCTGCCTGAGCAAAGAGGGGCTTAGGGATCCAATGGTGCCTCCAAACAGGCCCACCCCCTCTCTTGCATAGCTCCTACCCCTCAGGCGAGGGCCAGGGAGGCCCATTACTGGGAACAGTCTGTCCATGAAGTGTGGTTGGCTTGGCAGATCCCCCAGCCAAAGGGGTCTCCGCCCGGTGCAACGAGGAGACTGGTTTGCGAGGGAGAAGCCGAAGACAGAGCAGGGACGGCTGATCTGGAGACAGATCGCTGCAGGCAGGAGCACAGACTGGAGCGCAGGGGCTCCAGGAGGGGTTCTGCCGTGTGACTCGGCCAGTCACCATCCCTCGGTGAGCCTCGATTTCTTAATTTCGAAATCGAGATCCTCATGACTAACTCAGGCTTCTGAGGTTTGGCAGAGACCTGGGATTGGTCAACAGGGTGGACAGTGAATTGTCCTACAGGCCAGAGAGAACCTCTTCTGCCTAAAGTCTTCCATGGCTCCCCAGTGCCCCCAGGGTAACACCCAAACTCCGTGACATGATACACACGGTCTGCTGTCTTAGGATCTGGGCAGAAAGTTGCGTTTGAACATCAGTTACAACTCCTTCATGTATCTCTCGGCCTGACCCCTGCTCCAGCACCCTCCTTGACCCTGCCCTCCAGCCAAATGGAAGGTCTTTGCCTCACCTGCCCTGTCACCTCAGGCCTTTACCTGTGCTATACCTTCCACGGGGGATGCTTTTGtgaccctcccttctccctttagAACCTCGCCTCAGATAAGGTACTTTAATTCCTCCTCACCTAGGGAGCactcccagaccctgagatctaAGGCCGTGCCCCCTACACCCGCCACATTCAAAAGAGCTTTTTCTAAATCTGTCCCCGCTGCTTGACTGTGTGTTCTCACGAGCAAGGCCTCTGTCTGCCTGGGTCCCCCTCACTACGCGAGCATCTCACTCTCACGACTAGgagctcattaaatatttgtcaaatgaatggaagcatcaagagagggaaagcagactggGAACAATGAGTCTGGAGGCCCTTGCTGCCTATTCAGCTTGCAGCTGgatccccccaccgcccccttgCGGTGCAGActgcacctcccccacctctctctcccctcccctttcctggtGCCATGTCCCCTTCCCGGAAtgccctctctcctcttccccccagTCTGCCACTCCTGTTCTCCAGACCACTCCAGACTCCCACCGTCTCTACCAGGGCTGTCCTCTGTTTCCCTTGCCCTGCTGGTGCTTTCCTTCCTCCAGTGGAAATCCAAGGTCCCAACAGTGCCACCCTAGAGCAGGAGCCCAGGAAATGCTCCAAGCTGGGAGAGGTATGGACACTACGCCCCAAGACAAGACAAAATACCACCCGGTGTGGATCTCAGCTCTCATTCCTCATGAGGCCCATCATGGGCCTcgggtttcctcatttgtaaaataaagatggGCTAATTCTTAAAGTGGCCTTAActctggaaagaaaagtcgtCTTATTCCAGATATAGCCAGCAGGGGGAGCTACTAGCATTGGTGGAAAACACACCCATgcaaggatggatggatggatgaaaggaaggaaggaaggaagaatgaattCATACTGTATGGGCATATGGGATGGGCATTTTCCAGATACTATCTCATTAATCTTCAATGTAAGTCCATATAGCAAAcggaggttcagagaagttaaggcACTTGCCCAAAGATACCCGGAGTTGAAGTGACAGCGGGACTCTAGGGGTATGTGTATTTAAAGCCCGCATCTCTCCACCAGAGGATGCTGCTACTCCAATGTAAGGATCGggcacattttaaatgttttcagtaaAAGGCTCAGGGAAGTGCCACCTCCTTCCTGAGAAGACTGCCCTGCCAGGATTGTAAACACGGGTGTGTACGtgcacacagaggcacacaccCATCTATGGTGGGGACTCCAGAGCTCCGGTTTGCAGGAAGCAGGTACTATTCCTATTTCCGCTGACTCTGGAGGAGTTTCTTAGCCTTCCAGCTTCAGCTTCATTAGCTACAGCATAGGTGGGGTGACAGTCCCCTGGCTGTCGGGAGAGTCACCACTATGAAGTCTCGGCCCCTGGGGCGCAATGCTGGGGCCCTCTGTAACGAGGGCTGCCCAGGTCATTGCTCAGTGAGTCTTCCCACTGTGGCAACGGTGTGCCTACTGCTGCGTTTACTCCGGCGGGCTAGGCAGTGCCCGAAGCCCCCACCCGTGGGAAAGGGCCACAGGCGCTGGGCTTCCTCCCATTCTAACCTCAGCTTCCGTACTTTATCGAGCCCACACAATGGGCCTGGGGGCCACTCCCGCCCTGCCCACACCCCCAGCCTCTGCACTGTTGGGAAATGGGCTCTTCCTTCCACTGCTGGGAGGGGGTCATCTTCAGCCGAGACCAACCCACACCAATCAGCCTGATAGCCCAGGCCCTGGGCGCTGACCCCCAGAGCATCTGGGGAAACCCAGGCATTGTGGGGGAGGGTGTGGCTGCAGGCTagacagagaaaaaactgagCCAGAAAGTCAGGGTCAGCCCTACAGTGGCCCCCAAGGCTCCCCTCTCCGGGAGCAACAGCAAGGCCTTCCCAGTA
It encodes:
- the RGS3 gene encoding regulator of G-protein signaling 3 isoform X4, translated to MKNKLGIFRRRNESPGAQPAGKADKMVKSFKPTSEEALKWGESLEKLLLHKYGLAVFQAFLRTEFSEENLEFWLACEDFKKVKSQSKMTAKAKKIFAEYIAIQACKEVNLDSYTREHTKVNLQSVTRGCFDLAQKRIFGLMEKDSYPRFLRSDLYLDLINQKKMSPPL
- the RGS3 gene encoding regulator of G-protein signaling 3 isoform X5, translated to MLRGMYLTRNGNLQRRHTMKEAKDMKNKLGIFRRRNESPGAQPAGKADKMVKSFKPTSEEALKWGESLEKLLLHKYGLAVFQAFLRTEFSEENLEFWLACEDFKKVKSQSKMTAKAKKIFAEYIAIQACKEVNLDSYTREHTKVNLQSVTRGCFDLAQKRIFGLMEKDSYPRFLRSDLYLDLINQKKMSPPL